GTTGTTTTCCACAATCAATTTCTACCTATTTCTATAAATTTCAATCTATTTCTATTATCTTATCTCCATATCACTTTTATCTCCTTATCCCCTTTCTTACACTTTTGATATATAGCCTGAACGGTTAAAAAAATTTGTAGTTATTGTCAGACACTACCGAATTTTTGGTGGTGTCTTAATCTAGCATAAAGGTTGAAATAGTGTCCGAAAAGGGTAACCGTTCAGGATATAGCCACAGAGTCACAGAGAACACAGAGGAAATATATAACCACGAATGAACACAAATACAAAAAGATTTGTAGTGCGAGGCTTTGGCCTCGCTTCTGGCAAGCCAAAAGGCGAACCTAAAGGTTCGCACTACATTTATGGGATGTCAGAGGTTAATTCGTGTGCATTTGTGGCTAATTTCCTTAATTCTCTGTGAACTCTGTGCCTCTGTGGCTGAACGCTTACCGAAAAGGAGATATGGGGATTATGGAGATAAGGAGATAAATTCATTCTAAAATTTTGCAAATTACAATGAATAATCTCCATATCTCCCTTTATCTCCTTATCCCCTTTTGGACACCAAATCTGCATAGATTTCACTATTAGCGTTATTTTCAGCCACCACCCAAAAATTCAGGGTGTGAGGTTTTGAGCAAGGCTTCTCGAATGCCGCTAATTTCCTGCATAAATAGAGTCTATAGTCTTGTGTCTGATGTCCAGTGTCTGAATCACAGAATTTCCAACATAAAACTTGACAAACTAATGGTTATTTGCTAAAGTATACCCAAATAAATTGAGTTTGCAAATATTTTGCTCTAAAAAGGGATCAAGGATTCGAGGGGTCAAGGATTCAAGGGAGATGAAAAATAAGGTGCTCACTCGACCCCTGGAGCCCTTGACCCCTTGAATCCTTTCAAGAAAGTTTTTGCAAACCTGTTTTCTTTGAGTATATAATCTGGAGGGAAGTTATGCTTTTAGCCATTGATATTGGGAATACAACGATTGTTTTTGGCGTTTATGACTATGATGAATTGAAATACCACTTTAAAATTGGTACAGATAAGAAAAAGACCGCAGATGAATATGGGAAAATTATCTCTGGTATGATTAAAACGAATATCTCTGCCGTTATAATCTCCTGTGTTGTCCCACCATTAATTCCCATATTTACGCAGATGGTCAAAGATTATTTTCAAACTGAGCCAGTGTTTGTTGAAGGAACAAAGGTTAAATTTCCTGTTCTTTATGATAATCCAGAAGAGGTCGGAGCAGATAGAATCGTTAATGCTATTGCTGGGTTTAGACTTTATGGAGGACCGATAATTATTGTTGATTTTGGGACAGCAACTACCTTTGATGTTGTCTCTCAAAATGGTGAATATTTAGGCGGAGCAATTGCCCCGGGCATTGCGATTTCCATTGAGGCATTGTGGACTAAAACCGCTTTACTTCCCAGAGTAGAATTGATAAAACCAGAAACTGTTATTGGTAAAACGACAATTAAAAGCATGCAGGCAGGAATATTCTATGGATTTGTTGGACAGGTAGATGAGATAATAACAAAGATTAAGCAAGAACTTGAATTAGAACCAAAGATAGTCGCTACCGGTGGCTTAGCCAAATTAATCAGTCAGGAATTAAGGTATATTCAATCAGTGAATCCTTTATTGACATTGGAAGGATTAAAGATTATTTATGAAGAGGGATTAATGAATGAGTGATTATGAGATAATCGTTGTTGGAGGTGGACATGCGGGTTGTGAGGCAAGTTTAGCCGCCAGCCGAATGGGTTGTAAGGTAGCTTTGATGACAATGCAAAAGGATACCATTGCCCAGATGTCCTGCAATCCAGCAATTGGCGGTCTGGCTAAAGGACAACTTGTTCGGGAAATAGATGCCCTTGGCGGCGAAATGGCGAAGGTGATTGATAAAACCGGCATTCAATTCCGCATGCTCAATACTAAAAAAGGTCCTGCAGTCAGGTCTCCGCGAGCCCAGGCCGATAGACAGGCTTATCAACAAACTATGCAAAAGATAGTCGAACATCAGACAAATCTTGA
This is a stretch of genomic DNA from bacterium. It encodes these proteins:
- a CDS encoding type III pantothenate kinase, with translation MLLAIDIGNTTIVFGVYDYDELKYHFKIGTDKKKTADEYGKIISGMIKTNISAVIISCVVPPLIPIFTQMVKDYFQTEPVFVEGTKVKFPVLYDNPEEVGADRIVNAIAGFRLYGGPIIIVDFGTATTFDVVSQNGEYLGGAIAPGIAISIEALWTKTALLPRVELIKPETVIGKTTIKSMQAGIFYGFVGQVDEIITKIKQELELEPKIVATGGLAKLISQELRYIQSVNPLLTLEGLKIIYEEGLMNE